TGCTGGCATTCCAGGCTCCAGTGCACAGGGGTGTTTTCAAGGGTCTTGAGCAAATGCGCGCGCAGACTGGCTTCCAGCCCCAGGCTGGTCAGTTGCCGGGGATTGAGGATGGCCGACACGTCGCGCACCTTGGCCAGGGTCTCGTTCAGCGTATTGCATAGCACCGCGCATTGGCTTTGCAGGTCTTGCGGCAGGCGACGCTTGAGCCATTCACTTTGCAGCTTGGCGGCGGTCAGTAATTGGCCGATGTCGTCATGCAGTTCGCGGCTGAGGCGGTGACGTTCGTTTTCCTGCACCTGCAGCAGGCGATCGGCCAGTTCCTGCGGCTGCAGGCGAATGGACTTGCGCGAGCGCCACTGTTGCAGGCCGAGTACCAGCAGCGTGGCCAGGTTCAGCAGCAATACGCTCAGCGGCAACGGGGCGGCGTGGTTAAAGGCCCACAGGCTGATCAGCAGCGAGGCAAGGCACAGGCCAAAGATCAGGCGGCGAGCATGGCTGCGGGACGCGGACCTGGCGAGGAGTGACTTGAGGCTGGCGTACATAGCGGATGGAGCCAATGAGAAGTCGTTGCGAAAGTTCGGACACGTCTGACGAGGCTCAGTCTGAAGTGCATGGCCGAAGCGTTTATATACAAGAAGTTCAATGACTTCGAGCGGCGCATAGTACCACCCCTGTAACCGTTGGTCGCCTGGCACCAGGCGGCGTTGGTCGATTATCCCGGTTGATGGACAGAGACAGTCTCAACGCATTAACTCAGAATGTTTTACAAGTTATGCGAACTTGTATAGTTATTCTGTCGTTGATGGCTAAATGATATTTTGCGTATGTCGCTTTTAGATAATCCGTCGCCTTAGAAGACCGCTGCCCATCACCACATATGATGCAAACGTTGCTGCGGCTTGTGGCTGAATGTCTTCTGCGGAATCTGCAGCGTAACCGTGGCGATGAGGGTGGTTTGTTCGGTGTCATCCAGCGCCAATTCGCCGGTCCTGGTGTCGATCAACTCCAGCTGCCACGCCAGCAAGGTCAGGCAGGCATGCAATGCCTCCAGGGCCTGGTCATGCAGTTGCAAGGGGTTCTGCGCGTTGGCGATCAGGGTCTGGATATGCCGCGAGAATTCACCGATCGCCTGCAGGGCCAGGGCGTCTGCCTTTTCGGCGAGCCTGCTGAGGCTGATTTTCATGCAGTCGATCGCGTCGCTGTCATTGCGAATCAGGTGCAGGTGGCTCAGGCATTCTTCCGATTTGTTCAGCAGCTTTTCTGCTTCGAGCAGAAATTCGGGCAGTGCGCGCTGCCATTCTTTACCGTCGTTCATCATGCAAGTCTCCACAACATACGGTCGGGTGATGAGATGTCGCTGCGGGTGAATGGCTTAAAACTAGCGCTGAAATTTGACTCGTACCTGTAGGTGGCTTCTGAGTTTTGAGTAGGAAACTTATTGAAATGGCGGTGACGGCGCGGCGCAGCCGCCATGCGCGGGCTTGATTGCACACCTTCTGTTGTCGCGACGTGGACGCCTGGAAGACCCAGGGGGCGAGGACTTGGGATGGCAAACAAAAGCCTGACTCCATTCATGCAATGAGAATGGCGTCACATTAATGGCTATTAGATATTGCGAATATCAGGTTGGGCCTGATTGCGTATAGGGGAATCCCTTACACGATGGAACCTTACGTCGATTTGAGTGTCGCGCAATGGGCTCATTTGCCGTCATGAAGAGGCAGGCCCAGTAAAGCATGATGTCAGTGTGACATCAATTAATTTACGTGGCATGTTAACGGGGTCAAGATCTGGCGCTCGCCGCCGATAAACCACTTAGTGAACTGCACAATCCCCAGGCGCAGCACTTACCAGCGCATTTCAGGAGCTCTTAATGGCCGGCATTCTCGACACGGTAGATCAACGCACGCAATTGGTGGGTGAGAATCGCCTGGAGATCCTCATGTTTCGCCTGGCCGGGCGGCAGCTGTTCGCCATTAACGTGTTCAAGGTGCAGGAAGTGCTGCAACTGCCCAAGCTCACGTTGATGCCCCAGCGCCACCCGTTTGTCTGCGGCGTGGTCAACCTGCGGGGCCAGACCCTGCCGGTGATCGACCTGTCCCAGGCGATTGGCATGCGCCCGCTGGTGCCGGGTCCGAACAGCACCATTATTGTGACCGAGTACAACCGCTCGGTGCAGGCGTTCCTGGTGGGCGGCGTGGACCGCATCGTCAACATGAACTGGGAAGCCATTCTGCCGCCGCCGACCAGTGCCGGTCGCCAGCATTACCTCACCGCCATCAGCAAGGTCGATGACCAGTTGGTGGAAATCATCGACGTGGAAAAAGTCCTCGCCGAGATCGTCCCGTACAACGCCAAGGTCTCGCGGGAGAAGCTCGAAGACCCGGTGCTCGAACGGGCCCGTGGCCGCGAAGTGCTGCTGGTGGACGACTCCAACGTGGCGCTGTCGCAGCTGCGTGACACCCTCGGCCAGTTGGGGATCAAGATGCACATCGCCAGCGACGGCCTCAAAGCGCTGAACATGCTCAAGTCCTGGGCCGACGCCGGGCACGTGATGACCGACAAGCTGCTGATGATCTTCACCGACGCGGAAATGCCGGAAATGGACGGCTACCGCCTTACCACGGAGATCCGCAACGACCCACGCCTGCGCAAGCTGTACGTGGTGCTGCACACGTCGCTGTCGGGCAGCTTCAACGAATCGATGGTCAAGAAGGTCGGGTGCGACAACTTCCTGTCCAAATTCCAACCCGACAAACTGGTGGATGTGGTGCGTCAGCGACTGATGCTGGACGAACAGCCGGCTTGACCTTAGGGTGACGGCTTCGTCTCCCAGGAATGCAGGCCCATGCTTCGTCTCAGCGCGTTGTACCGTTATCCCTTGAAATCCGGCAAGGCCCAGTCCTTGCCGCATGTCGGCCTGGATAAACTCGGGCTGGACGGGGATCGACGCTGGATGCTGGTGGACGAACCCAGCGGGCGCTTCCTGACGCAGCGCACCGAAAACAAAATGAGCCAACTGTCGGCATTGTGGAACAGCGCCGGCGGCCTGACCCTGAGTTCCCCCGGCCACACCTCCCTCGACGTTGCGTTGCCCGGCGAAGACGCCAACTTGCGTGGCGTGACCATCTGGCGCGACACCGTGCGCCTGCCGGACGCCGGCGACGCCGCGGCGGCGTGGGTCAGCGAATTTATCGGCAAGCCGACCCGACTGGTGCACATGCCGCCGCAACGTGCGCGTACCACGCAGTCCGGCTATGGCCGGGACGATGATCAGGTGGCGCTGGCCGACGGTTATCCCTTGCTGCTGATTGGCCAGGCCTCCCTGGACGACCTGTCCGAGAAGGTCGGCCGCCCCATGGAGATGCTGCGCTTTCGGCCCAACCTGGTGATCGAAGGCGCCGACGCGTTTGCCGAAGACAGCTGGAAGCGCCTGCGCATCGGCGACGTGGAGTTCCGGGTGGTCAAGCCGTGCTCGCGGTGCATTCTCACCACCATCGACCCGCGCACCGGTGAGCGCAGCGCCGATCGCGAACCGTTCGCCACCTTGAATGGTTACCGCAAGACCGAAGCCGGCGCGATGTTTGGCCAGAACCTGGTCAACGATGGCGTGGGCCGCCTGGAAGTCGGCATGCCAGTGACAATCCTCGAATAATTCAGCGCCCATACAAAAATGCCCGTCTCCAGGAGACGGGCATTTTTTTGCCGGGCGGAATCCTCAGCCGCGGTATTCGCACAGGTAAGCGGTGTCGACCTCGACCTTCAGCTGGAATTTGCTGTTGGCCGGTACGTTGAACTGGCTGCCGGCGGCGAAGGTCTGCCAGTCGTCGGCGTCCGGCAGTTTGACGGTCAGGGCGCCCGAGACCACGTGCATGATTTCACGCTGGGCGGTGCCGAACTCATATTCACCCGGGGCCATCACGCCGATGGTCGCCGGGCCTTCAGCGGTGCCGAACGCGATCGACTTGACGGTGCCGTCGAAGTACTCGTTGACTTTGAACATGGGCGAATCCTCGGAAAAGTTGCCTTCCCTGCAGGAGCGAGGGCAGCGTTATGGAAAAGGTCGGCCAGTATGCCCAAGCGTGGCAAGGCTGCCTAGACCGGCAAAATCAGCGGCAACAGGCGGGCAGTGTTGCGTGCGTCTTCCAGTGCCCGGTGCTGCTGGCCATGGAACTGCATGCCGGCCAGTTGCAGCGCGCCGTTGAGCCCCAGCGGTTTGTCCAGGCGCCGGGCCTTGGCGAAGCGTTGCTTGAGGTTGATGTGGGGTGTGTGGGCCAGGGCGCTGTCCAGGCCGTGGCGTTGCCACTCCAGTTCCAGTTGCTGGCGGTCGTAGTCGCCCCAGCTGGCCCAGCCTTCCAACCGCGTCTGGTGCTGGCCCAGCCAGCGTTCGAACAGCGGCCACACCTCGCTCAGCGGCGTCGCCGCGTCGATATTGGCCTGGGTGATATGGGTGAGCTGGCGGCAGAACGGCGTCAGCAAAGGGCGGCGCTGCGGCCGTACAAAGCGCTGGAAATGATCCACTTCGCGGCCCTGGCGGTTAACCAGGCTCGCGCCGATCTCGATGACTTCCATCTCCGTCACGGGCCAGCCGCCTTCATCCGTCGTGGCTTCAAGGTCAATAATCAGCCAATGAGGCATGGTGCAGGTTCCCGTACTCTTCCCGTCCTGGGGGATAGAGCGTAGACGGCTCTTGTAGTTCCGCGCTGTTTTTTCGTGGGGGCCTGGTGTCTTTGCCTGCCTCGTCGGGTCACCGCCTCGGCAATCCACCATACCGGCTACCAGGCAAGCACTTGGTTTGTACATTGCATTTGCACGTTAAGCCCGAGCGCTTGCTTGGGTGGCCGGCACCGCCTAAATTGCCGGCCAAGACGTTCGCGAGCGGGAAAGGAGAGAAACATGGATGAGCAAAAAGCCCTGCGGGTGATGCGCACCCTGGTCGACGGCGGCCAATTGACCGACCCCGACAGCGCCCGGGGCAAGTTGCTGCAGACGGCGGCTCACCTGTTTCGCAATAAGGGCTTCGAGCGCACCACGGTGCGCGACCTGGCCGGCGCCGTGGGCATCCAGTCCGGCAGTATCTTTCATCACTTCAAGAGCAAGGACGAGATTCTGTGGGCGGTGATGCAAGAGACCATCCACTACAACACCGCATTGATGCGTGCGTCGCTGGAAGAGGCGGGTGACGTGCGCGAGCGTGTGCTGGCGCTGATCCGCTGTGAATTGCAGTCGATCATGGGCGGCAGCGGCGAAGCCATGGCGGTGCTGGTGTATGAATGGCGTTCGTTGTCGGCCGAGGGCCAGGCGCACGTGCTGGCGTTGCGAGACGTGTATGAACAGATCTGGCTGCAGGTGCTGGGTGAGGCCAAGGCCGCCGGCTACATTCGCGGCGACGTGTGCATCACCCGGCGTTTCCTGACGGGTGCACTGTCGTGGACCACCACGTGGTTCCGCGCCGAGGGAAGCCTGACCCTCGAGCAGTTGGCGCAGGAAGCGTTGTTGATGGTTTTAGAGGGGGTTTGAGGCGCAAGTGGTTAATTTGCCGATGGTTAAGTTGTCTCTGTGGGCAAAAACGCCTAGCTTAATGCCATCAGAGTATTGAACGGTGTGTGCCTTGATGTTATCGCCATGGCGGTTGGCTGCAGGAGTTACTTTATGGGCACTGGGCACCGCGGGGTGGATGCCCGCTTCGGCTGCGCAACTGGTGCGGATCGGTGCGGCGCATTTCCCACCCTACACCGTGCGCCCCGAGCAGGGCGCCGACACGGGGTTGCTGCCCCAGCTGGTGGAAGCGTTGAACGGCGCCCAGGGCGATTATCAGTTTGTGCTGGTGCCCACTTCCATTCCCCGGCGTTTCCGTGATTTCGAGCAAGGCCGGGTCGATATGGCGATCTTTGAAAACCCCGATTGGGGTTGGCAGGGCATTCCCCACATCAGCGTCGACATGGGCCTGGAAGACGCGGAAATCTTCGTCGCCCAGCGTGAGGACGGGCGCGACCAGCGCTATTTCGCCGATCTGACCGGCAAGCGTCTGGCGGTGTTCAGCGGGTATCACTACGCTTTCGCCAACTTCAACGCCGACCCCAAGTTCCTGGCCGAACGCTTCAACGCCACGTTGACCTATTCCCATGACAGCAACCTGCAGATGGTCGCCCGCGACCGCGCCGACATTGCGCTGGTGACGCGTTCGTACCTGAGTGACTTCATGGTGCGCAATCCGAAAGTCGGCGAGCAGTTCCTGGTCTCCGAACGTATCGACCAGGTGTATCACCACTACGCGCTGCTGCGCCCCAATGCGCCGATCACCGGCGAGGCCTTCGCCGCTCTGCTCAAGGGCCTGCGCGACAACGGCCAGATGCTGAAAATTTTCGAACCTTACCGCATCGATGTGATGCCGGTGCCTTGAACGGCGGCGCGTTGCTCGGCGGGCGCAACCTCCATCAAACCCGCCGCGCAAACGTATCGCTGTGGTTTCCCGACACCTTGCGGCAGTGCACCAGCGCATCGCGAATCATAAAGTTCACCAGGGTTGGCGAGACGCCCAGCTCCTTGGCGATGTCCTTTTGCGGTACCCCGTGCAAGCGGTACATCTCGAATGCATAGCGGGTGCGCTGGGGCAGTTGCGTCAGCGCGTCGGCGATGTTTTCCAGGGTGTTGAAATTAATGTGGGACGTCTCCGGCGAAGCACCGTGAATCACCACATTCAAGCCTTCCTCTTCGGTCCCGGAGTATTTGAGTTCCAGCGCCTGCTTGCGGTAGTGATCGATCGCCAGGTTGCGCACGATCTGGAACAGGTAACTGAGCTGGGCCTTGAACGATGACGTAATCGTCGGCGCCGACTGCAACCGGAAGTAGGCGTCCTGCACTACGTCTTCGGCCCGCGAGCGGCACCCGGTGATACGTGCCGCGATCTTCACCAGGATCGTTCGATTGTCGACGAATGCCTGGAGAAGGGGTGAGTCGCACCTGCCTGTGGTTACTGGTTCCGTCATGGAAATCACCTTGTCGCTGAGAGGTTAGGGGAGGGCTTCCTTGCTGAGGCCTCCTACACATCGGGCAACAAATTATGCTTAATGATAATGATTGTCAAATGAGAAGACGAACTAATCTTATGCCTCTCGGCGCGGCATAGGCACGCCTCGTGTGCGCCGCCGGCGACTAATTATTTGCCGATGCCGTCCGTTCTCTTGGGTGACAGGTCCGTTAGCGCAGCGGCCAAGGATCAGCACCCGCAGGAGGGCGAGATGGGTTTTTATCGTGCACACAGCGTGTCTCACATCGGAGTGCTCCAGCGATGAGCGCACCGAGCCGAATGCGTCTGTATTGCCTGCCCTATTCCGGCGCCAGCGCCATGGTGTATATGCGCTGGCGGCGCGCGCTGCCGGACTGGCTGCACATCTGTCCGCTGGAGTTACCCGGCCGTGGCATGCGCATGGAAGAGCCTTTGCAGCGCGACATCAAGGCCCTCGCGGCGCAACTTGCGCAGGAGATCAGCCACGACCTGAGCGCCCCCTATGCGTTGTTCGGCCACAGCCTTGGTGGCCTGCTGGCCTTCGAACTGGCCCACGCGCTACATGCCCGCAACCTTCCCGCGCCGCTGGCGCTGTTCGCCTCCGGCACCGCCGGGCCGGCGCAGCGCGACGTCAGCGAATACGCGATTGAAAAAACCGATGAGCAACTGATCGCCCGCCTGCGCCAATTGCAGGGCACCACTGAAGAAGCCCTGGCCAACCCCGAATTGATGCAGCTGATGCTGCCGATCCTGCGCGCCGATTTTCTGCTCTGCGGCAGTTTCAATTATGGCGAGCGCCCGCAGCTGGGCATGCCGATCCATGTGTTGGGCGGCAAGCAGGACAGCGTACGCGCCGACCAATTGCTCGACTGGCAGCGCGAGGCCGCGAGCGGCTTCTCCCTGGACTGGTTCGACGGTCACCACTTCTTCCTGATGCAGCAGGAAAGCGCAGTGCTGCGCTGCGTGCGGCGCTATGCCGAGGCGCACCTGGCGCGCTGGCGCAATGGCGCGGCGCGGCAACTGGCCGCCAGCTGAACGCCCTCAATTTTTCCGATTTCCCCGTAAGCCGATTTCAGGCAGGAACCCCATGATGGACGCCTTCGAACTTCCCCGTACCCTGGTCCAGTCCCTTCAACGTCGCGCCGCGCACACCCCGGATCAAGTGGCGCTGCGCTTCCTGGCCGAGTCGGTCGAGCACAACGTGGTGCTCAGTTACCGCGACCTGGACCTGCGCGCCCGCACCATCGCCGCCGCCCTGCAGGCGCACGCGAGCCTGGGCGACCGCGCGGTGCTGTTGTTCCCCAGCGGCCCGGATTACGTCGCGGCGTTCTTTGGTTGCCTGTACGCCGGCGTGATCGCGGTGCCTGCCTACCCTCCGGAGTCCACGCGTCGTCACCATCAGGAGCGCCTGCTGTCGATCATCGGCGACGCCGAGCCGCGCCTGTTGCTGACCATCGCCAGCCTGAGCGACGGCCTGGCGCAACTCGACAACGCGCCGCCGGTGCTGAGCGTCGACACCCTCGATGCGCAGCTCGCCGAGCAGTGGGTCGCCGCCGACCTGCAAGCCGATGACATCGCCTTCCTGCAATACACCTCCGGTTCCACCGCGCTGCCCAAGGGGGTGCAAGTCAGCCACGGCAATCTGGTGGCCAACGAAGTGCTGATCCGCCGCGGCTTCGGCATCGACCTCAACCCGGACGACGTGATCGTCAGCTGGTTGCCGCTGTACCACGACATGGGCCTGATCGGCGGTCTGCTGCAACCGATCTTCAGCGGCGTGCCGTGTGTGCTGATGTCGCCTTCGTACTTTCTTGGCCGGCCCTTGCGCTGGCTGCAAGCGATCAGCGAATACGGCGGCACCATCAGCGGCGGCCCGGATTTCGCCTACCGCCTGTGCAGCGAGCGGGTCAGCGAGTCAGCCCTGGAGCGCCTCGACCTGAGTCGCTGGCGCGTGGCGTATTCGGGTTCCGAACCGATCCGCCTCGACACCCTGGAGCGCTTCGCCGAGAAGTTCGCGGTGTGCGGCTTCACCGCGAACCATTTCTTCGCCTCCTACGGGCTGGCCGAAGCTACGTTGTTCGTGGCCGGCGGTACTCGCGGCCAGGGCATCGCGGCACTGCGGGTCGACGACCAGGCGCTGGCCGCCAACCGTGCCGAGCCGGGGCAGGGCAGTGCGATCATGAGCTGCGGCACCAGCCAGCCGGAACACGCGGTGCTGATCGCCGATCCGCACACCTTGAGCGAACTGCCCGACAGCGCCGTCGGCGAGCTGTGGGCCAGCGGCCCGAGCATCGCCCACGGCTACTGGCGCAACCCCGAAGCCACCGCCAGGACCTTTGTGCAGCACGCCGGACGTACCTGGCTGCGCACCGGCGACCTGGGCTTTATCCGTGACGGCGAGGTGTACATCACCGGCCGTCTCAAGGACCTGTTGATCGTGCGCGGTCACAACCTCTATCCCCAGGACATCGAACAAACCATCGAACGCGAAGTGGAAGGGGTGCGCAAAGGCCGGGTGGCGGCGTTCGCCGTGAGCGACCAGGGCGTGGAGGGTATTGGCATCGCCGCCGAAATCAGCCGCAGCGTGCAGAAAATCCTGCCGCCCGAAGCGCTGATCAAAGCGATCCGCCAGGCAGTAGCCGAGGCCTATCAAGAGGCGCCATCGGTGGTGGTGCTGCTCAACCCCGGCGGTTTGCCCAAGACCTCCAGCGGCAAAGTGCAGCGCGCGGCCTGTGGGCTGCGCCATGCCGACGGCAGCCTCGACAGCTATGCGCAATTCCCCGGTCGGCAGGTGCCGGCCGCTCAGGCCGCATTGGAATCCGATCTGCAGCGCCGGATCGCCGCGATCTGGTGCGAGCAATTGCAGGTCCCGAGCGTTGCCGCCGACGACCACTTCTTCCTGCTCGGCGGCAACTCCATCAACGCTACCCAAGTGATCGCGCGTCTGCGTGAAAGCCTGGGCCTGGAGCTGAACCTGCGCCTGCTGTTCGAGGCGCCGACCTTGCACGGTTTCGCCACGCAGGTCGCGCGCCTGCAACAGGATGGCGGTGTGGCCCAGGGTGCTATCCGCGTCTTGTCGCGCGACGATGAACGGCCCCAATCCCTGGCGCAGAACCGCCTGTGGATTACCTGGCAACTCGACCCACGGAGCAGCGCCTACACCATCCCCGGCGCTTTGCGCCTGCGCGGCGAGCTGGATGAACACGCCGTGCGCGCCAGCTTCGCGCAGTTGATCCAGCGCCACGATGCCCTGCGCACACGCTTTTACGAACGCGACGGCCAGGCCTGTCAGCGCATCGATGCCGAGGTGGTGTTCGACCTGCCGCTCATCGACCTCGGCGACCTGCCCACCGCCGAGCGCGAGGCTCGCGCGGCGCGGATCCGCGAGGACCAGGCGCACACCCCGTTCGATCTGGAAAAAGGCCCGCTGCTGCGGCTGACCCTGGTGCGCCTGGATGATGAGGATCACCAGTTGCTGGTGACGCTGCACCACATCATCGCCGACGGCTGGTCGCTGACTATTCTGCTCGACGAGTTTTCGCGCCTGTATGCCGCCGCCGTCCAGGGCCAGGCGCTGACGCTGGCGCCCCTGGCCGTGAGCTACGCCGATTACGGCAGCTGGCAACGCCAATGGCTGGCCGACGGTGAGGGCCAGCGCCAACTGGCGTACTGGAAGGCGCAATTGGGCGATGAGCATCCGGTGCTGAGCCTGGCTACCGATCATCCGCGTTCCGCGCAGCACCGCCGCAGCGCGGCGCGGCACAGCGTGCGCTTGAGCACGCCTCTGAGCGAAGCCATTCGCCAGACCGCCCTGGCGCACGACTCCACGCCATTCATGTTGTTGCTCGCGGCGTTCCAGACCCTGCTCTATCGCTACAGCGGCCAGCGCGATATTCGCATCGGCGTGCCCAACGCCAACCGCCCGCGCCAGGAAACCCAGGGGCTGGTGGGCTTTTTCATCAATACCTTGGTGCTGCGCGCCGAACTGGACGGGCGTATGCCGTTCAGTGAGCTGCTGGCCGCCACCCGCCACACCGCATTGGGGGCCCAGGCCCATCAGGACCTGCCGTTCGAGCAACTGCTGGAAGCCTTCCCTCAGGCCCGCGAACAGGGCCTGTTCCAAGTCATGTTCAACCATCAACAGCGCGACTTGAGCGCCCTGCGCCGCCTGCCTGGGATGCTCGCCGACGAATTGCCGTGGCACAGCCGCGAGGCCAAGTTCGACCTGCAGCTGCACAGCGAAGAGGACCGCAATGGGCGCCTGAGCCTGTCGTTCGACTACGCCGACGAACTGTTCGACGCGGCGACTA
The sequence above is drawn from the Pseudomonas quebecensis genome and encodes:
- a CDS encoding sensor histidine kinase; translation: MYASLKSLLARSASRSHARRLIFGLCLASLLISLWAFNHAAPLPLSVLLLNLATLLVLGLQQWRSRKSIRLQPQELADRLLQVQENERHRLSRELHDDIGQLLTAAKLQSEWLKRRLPQDLQSQCAVLCNTLNETLAKVRDVSAILNPRQLTSLGLEASLRAHLLKTLENTPVHWSLECQQRLTGIPEEMAVAAFRITQEAVTNMLRHAHAHNLLVRLQRLPEGLSLSISDDGQGFLPAGNPGREGQRGMAGMAERIDQLGGTLSVNSQPGHGTRIDALFPWAPRALERASSPKVLE
- a CDS encoding chemotaxis protein CheV, which produces MAGILDTVDQRTQLVGENRLEILMFRLAGRQLFAINVFKVQEVLQLPKLTLMPQRHPFVCGVVNLRGQTLPVIDLSQAIGMRPLVPGPNSTIIVTEYNRSVQAFLVGGVDRIVNMNWEAILPPPTSAGRQHYLTAISKVDDQLVEIIDVEKVLAEIVPYNAKVSREKLEDPVLERARGREVLLVDDSNVALSQLRDTLGQLGIKMHIASDGLKALNMLKSWADAGHVMTDKLLMIFTDAEMPEMDGYRLTTEIRNDPRLRKLYVVLHTSLSGSFNESMVKKVGCDNFLSKFQPDKLVDVVRQRLMLDEQPA
- a CDS encoding MOSC domain-containing protein, encoding MLRLSALYRYPLKSGKAQSLPHVGLDKLGLDGDRRWMLVDEPSGRFLTQRTENKMSQLSALWNSAGGLTLSSPGHTSLDVALPGEDANLRGVTIWRDTVRLPDAGDAAAAWVSEFIGKPTRLVHMPPQRARTTQSGYGRDDDQVALADGYPLLLIGQASLDDLSEKVGRPMEMLRFRPNLVIEGADAFAEDSWKRLRIGDVEFRVVKPCSRCILTTIDPRTGERSADREPFATLNGYRKTEAGAMFGQNLVNDGVGRLEVGMPVTILE
- a CDS encoding pyrimidine/purine nucleoside phosphorylase; amino-acid sequence: MFKVNEYFDGTVKSIAFGTAEGPATIGVMAPGEYEFGTAQREIMHVVSGALTVKLPDADDWQTFAAGSQFNVPANSKFQLKVEVDTAYLCEYRG
- a CDS encoding exonuclease domain-containing protein — protein: MPHWLIIDLEATTDEGGWPVTEMEVIEIGASLVNRQGREVDHFQRFVRPQRRPLLTPFCRQLTHITQANIDAATPLSEVWPLFERWLGQHQTRLEGWASWGDYDRQQLELEWQRHGLDSALAHTPHINLKQRFAKARRLDKPLGLNGALQLAGMQFHGQQHRALEDARNTARLLPLILPV
- a CDS encoding TetR/AcrR family transcriptional regulator, with product MDEQKALRVMRTLVDGGQLTDPDSARGKLLQTAAHLFRNKGFERTTVRDLAGAVGIQSGSIFHHFKSKDEILWAVMQETIHYNTALMRASLEEAGDVRERVLALIRCELQSIMGGSGEAMAVLVYEWRSLSAEGQAHVLALRDVYEQIWLQVLGEAKAAGYIRGDVCITRRFLTGALSWTTTWFRAEGSLTLEQLAQEALLMVLEGV
- a CDS encoding substrate-binding periplasmic protein encodes the protein MLSPWRLAAGVTLWALGTAGWMPASAAQLVRIGAAHFPPYTVRPEQGADTGLLPQLVEALNGAQGDYQFVLVPTSIPRRFRDFEQGRVDMAIFENPDWGWQGIPHISVDMGLEDAEIFVAQREDGRDQRYFADLTGKRLAVFSGYHYAFANFNADPKFLAERFNATLTYSHDSNLQMVARDRADIALVTRSYLSDFMVRNPKVGEQFLVSERIDQVYHHYALLRPNAPITGEAFAALLKGLRDNGQMLKIFEPYRIDVMPVP
- a CDS encoding RNA polymerase factor sigma-70, whose translation is MTEPVTTGRCDSPLLQAFVDNRTILVKIAARITGCRSRAEDVVQDAYFRLQSAPTITSSFKAQLSYLFQIVRNLAIDHYRKQALELKYSGTEEEGLNVVIHGASPETSHINFNTLENIADALTQLPQRTRYAFEMYRLHGVPQKDIAKELGVSPTLVNFMIRDALVHCRKVSGNHSDTFARRV
- a CDS encoding thioesterase II family protein, encoding MSAPSRMRLYCLPYSGASAMVYMRWRRALPDWLHICPLELPGRGMRMEEPLQRDIKALAAQLAQEISHDLSAPYALFGHSLGGLLAFELAHALHARNLPAPLALFASGTAGPAQRDVSEYAIEKTDEQLIARLRQLQGTTEEALANPELMQLMLPILRADFLLCGSFNYGERPQLGMPIHVLGGKQDSVRADQLLDWQREAASGFSLDWFDGHHFFLMQQESAVLRCVRRYAEAHLARWRNGAARQLAAS